In Pedobacter sp. W3I1, one DNA window encodes the following:
- the uxuA gene encoding mannonate dehydratase, which translates to MKMTQTMRWYGPDDIVELAHILQAGCTGVVTALHHIVVGEIWPEEEILARKAIIESSGLTWEVVESLPVHEDIKKRQGDYQLWIENYKVSLINLANCGIKVITYNFMPVLDWMRTDLKFKTKTGALALRFEKTAFIAFDLYLLNRPGATADYTQQELENAKSFFDELSPQERNTLMSNCLQGLPGSKDHFTKDQVLTLLEGYKNISAEMLDNNLISFLQEITPTADENGLQLAIHPDDPPYPILGLPRIMSTEEHAHKILKAVPARSNGICFCSGSFGARPDNDLKGMIERLGNRIYFLHLRSVHREGNGNFYEANHLEGNANMTILVTSLVKLMRAQNRSIPMRPDHGHQMLDDLHKNPYPGYSAIGRLKGLAELRGLELGISETLKTDQLNH; encoded by the coding sequence ATGAAAATGACCCAAACGATGCGCTGGTATGGTCCCGATGATATTGTTGAATTAGCCCACATTCTACAGGCAGGCTGTACCGGAGTGGTAACGGCTTTACACCACATCGTCGTTGGAGAAATCTGGCCGGAGGAAGAAATATTGGCCCGCAAGGCGATTATTGAGTCCAGTGGACTGACCTGGGAAGTGGTCGAAAGTCTGCCGGTACATGAGGACATCAAAAAGAGGCAGGGCGACTATCAGCTATGGATTGAAAATTACAAAGTCAGTCTGATAAATCTGGCAAACTGCGGAATCAAAGTGATTACCTATAATTTCATGCCTGTGTTAGACTGGATGCGAACCGATTTAAAATTTAAAACCAAAACCGGCGCACTCGCTTTAAGATTTGAAAAAACTGCATTCATTGCTTTTGACCTTTATTTGTTAAACAGGCCTGGGGCCACCGCCGACTACACGCAACAGGAATTGGAAAATGCCAAAAGCTTTTTCGATGAACTCAGCCCGCAGGAACGCAATACTTTAATGAGTAATTGCCTGCAGGGCCTGCCGGGAAGTAAAGATCATTTTACCAAAGACCAGGTGCTCACCTTACTGGAAGGATATAAAAACATTTCTGCAGAAATGTTGGACAATAATCTGATTAGTTTTTTACAGGAGATCACGCCTACAGCAGATGAAAACGGCCTGCAGTTAGCCATTCATCCGGATGACCCACCCTACCCCATTTTGGGTTTGCCAAGAATTATGAGCACAGAAGAACATGCGCATAAAATATTAAAAGCTGTGCCTGCGCGCTCGAATGGTATATGCTTTTGCAGCGGTTCCTTTGGTGCCCGGCCGGATAATGATTTAAAAGGAATGATTGAACGATTGGGAAACAGAATCTATTTTCTACACCTGCGAAGCGTTCACCGCGAGGGCAATGGCAATTTTTATGAGGCCAATCACCTGGAAGGAAATGCAAATATGACTATTTTGGTCACTTCCCTGGTAAAGCTTATGCGCGCCCAAAACCGTTCCATCCCTATGCGCCCCGATCATGGCCACCAAATGCTTGATGATTTGCATAAAAACCCATACCCCGGGTATTCAGCAATAGGAAGACTGAAAGGACTTGCCGAACTACGGGGACTCGAATTGGGGATCAGTGAAACTTTAAAAACAGATCAGTTAAACCATTAG
- a CDS encoding esterase family protein codes for MKRLIPILVTLIFIQTTVCAQKQIPVAPAGFDVSQTEIPHGKIDTIQYVSKTVGATRKATIYFPPGYLKTKKYPVLYLLHGIGGDEKEWLNGGKPQVIFDNLYALGKLEPMLVVMPNGRAMKDDRASGNVMAPEKVAAFANFENDLIKDLIPYVEQNYPVFKDRDHRAIAGLSMGGGQSLNFGLGNLDTFAWVGGFSSAPNTKKPEELLPDPARGKAMLKLLWISCGDQDRLLNFSQRTHDYLADKNLPHIYYLEPGVHDFKVWKNDLYLFSQLLFKPVDQASFLDYNP; via the coding sequence ATGAAAAGATTAATCCCCATCTTAGTAACACTGATTTTTATTCAAACTACAGTTTGCGCGCAAAAGCAAATTCCTGTAGCACCTGCTGGTTTTGATGTTAGCCAGACAGAAATCCCCCATGGAAAAATAGATACGATACAATATGTATCAAAAACTGTCGGAGCAACAAGGAAAGCCACCATTTATTTTCCGCCAGGCTATCTGAAAACTAAAAAGTATCCTGTTTTATATCTGCTCCACGGCATTGGAGGCGATGAAAAGGAGTGGCTGAATGGGGGGAAACCTCAGGTAATCTTCGACAACCTGTATGCTTTGGGAAAGCTTGAACCCATGTTGGTTGTAATGCCAAACGGCAGGGCGATGAAAGATGACCGTGCCTCAGGAAACGTGATGGCTCCGGAAAAAGTTGCTGCCTTTGCGAACTTCGAAAATGATTTGATCAAGGATTTGATTCCATATGTTGAACAAAATTACCCTGTTTTTAAAGACCGGGATCACCGTGCCATTGCCGGATTGTCAATGGGCGGAGGCCAGTCCCTGAATTTTGGATTGGGTAATCTGGATACATTTGCCTGGGTTGGTGGTTTTTCTTCTGCGCCAAATACCAAGAAACCTGAGGAGTTATTGCCAGATCCGGCCAGGGGGAAAGCAATGCTTAAGTTGCTTTGGATATCTTGCGGTGATCAGGATAGACTGCTTAATTTCTCTCAGCGTACCCATGATTATCTGGCAGATAAGAACCTTCCCCATATTTATTATCTCGAACCAGGCGTGCATGATTTTAAAGTATGGAAGAATGATTTATACCTGTTTAGCCAGCTATTATTTAAACCTGTAGATCAGGCTTCCTTCTTAGATTATAACCCGTAG
- a CDS encoding beta-L-arabinofuranosidase domain-containing protein, with the protein MISKPNLRAVARKHVFYFLGLMMGWAAHANAQEKLYANEFPLHAISLSDGPFKHAQDLNLKTLLEYDVDKLLAPYLKQAGLTPKKSSYENWDGLDGHIGGHYLSALSMTYAATGDGACKKRLDYMISALKACQLASGKNHPEWAVGYLGGVPNSAEIWSSFRTGDFKAFSKSWVPWYNVHKMFAGLRDAWLYTGDEDAEKLFINFCDWSLEITAKLSDEQMQSMLGTEQGGMNEVLADAYQITRNEKYLKAAMRFSHRQLLEPMARREDNLNNKHANTQVPKAVGFQRIGALANADNYKRAGLFFWETVTQNRTLAFGGNSRREFFLSPAAAPDFINDVEGPESCNTYNMLKLSEGLFRDQPLGKYMDFYEKGLFNHILSAQHPVHGGYVYFTPLRPRHYRVYSASNKAMWCCVGSGMENYGKLGQLIYTHRKDSLYLNLFIASRLDWQKKGIKIIQKTNFPDAEKTRIEVEKGNADFTLMIRYPEWVKPGQLRILVNHQEVISRPDSSAYMGIKRHWNKGDVVEIELPMHTSLEQLPNLSVYSAILHGPILLAAKTGSQDLKGLLADQSRWGHIASGEKLPVDQAPILIAGGADQITSSVVPEKEKPMQFSFANLKIINPAQLSLEPFYKIHDSRYMMYWMTLNEDQYKNYLDSLQKLESEKLLLEKRTVDFVAPGEQQPEADHQLLQNISQTGTFSDQFWRSANNGGYFSYLLDTRGETRLKISLKYWGAEWGKKIFDIYIDDKKLLTVDNSERWNNSGFKTDEYPIPEDMLTGKKNVRLRIQTSQGNTSSAIYYIRLLKNTDKK; encoded by the coding sequence ATGATTAGTAAACCAAATCTGCGGGCTGTTGCCAGAAAGCATGTTTTTTATTTTTTAGGTCTTATGATGGGCTGGGCTGCTCATGCAAATGCTCAGGAGAAACTATATGCTAACGAATTTCCGCTTCATGCAATTAGTCTTTCGGATGGGCCCTTTAAACATGCCCAGGACCTGAATTTAAAAACACTGCTTGAATATGATGTAGATAAACTGCTCGCTCCTTATCTTAAGCAAGCTGGCCTGACTCCCAAAAAGAGCTCTTATGAAAACTGGGACGGTTTGGATGGCCATATAGGAGGTCATTACCTTTCTGCCCTTTCGATGACTTATGCAGCGACCGGTGATGGAGCATGTAAAAAAAGGTTAGACTACATGATCAGCGCACTCAAAGCCTGTCAGCTCGCAAGTGGAAAAAACCACCCGGAATGGGCTGTGGGTTACCTTGGGGGAGTACCTAATAGTGCTGAAATCTGGTCTTCATTCAGAACAGGTGATTTTAAGGCTTTCAGTAAATCCTGGGTGCCTTGGTATAATGTTCATAAAATGTTTGCCGGCCTTCGCGATGCCTGGTTATATACAGGTGATGAAGACGCTGAAAAATTATTTATAAACTTCTGCGACTGGAGTCTTGAGATAACGGCTAAACTATCGGATGAACAGATGCAAAGTATGCTTGGCACCGAACAAGGTGGAATGAACGAGGTTCTTGCGGATGCTTACCAGATCACCAGGAATGAAAAATATTTAAAAGCTGCAATGCGTTTTTCTCATCGTCAGCTCCTCGAGCCAATGGCTCGCAGAGAAGATAACCTCAATAATAAACATGCCAATACGCAGGTGCCGAAAGCCGTTGGATTCCAGCGCATCGGAGCGTTAGCAAATGCGGATAATTATAAACGTGCAGGTCTCTTTTTTTGGGAAACAGTCACCCAAAACCGAACGCTAGCTTTTGGAGGAAACAGTAGAAGAGAATTCTTTCTAAGCCCTGCCGCTGCGCCTGATTTTATCAATGATGTTGAAGGACCGGAGAGCTGTAATACCTATAATATGTTAAAGCTTTCTGAAGGACTTTTCCGTGATCAGCCGCTAGGGAAATATATGGACTTCTACGAAAAGGGTTTGTTCAACCACATTTTGTCTGCCCAACATCCCGTTCACGGTGGCTATGTTTATTTTACGCCCCTTCGCCCCAGGCACTACCGTGTATATTCTGCTTCAAACAAAGCGATGTGGTGTTGTGTAGGGAGCGGAATGGAGAATTATGGTAAGCTGGGTCAGTTAATTTATACCCACCGAAAAGACTCGCTTTATTTAAACCTTTTTATAGCCTCCCGGCTTGACTGGCAGAAAAAAGGCATTAAAATTATACAAAAAACTAATTTTCCGGATGCTGAAAAAACCAGAATTGAGGTAGAAAAGGGTAATGCAGACTTTACCCTTATGATCAGATATCCTGAATGGGTAAAACCAGGGCAACTGAGAATTTTGGTTAATCACCAGGAGGTTATTAGCCGTCCGGATTCCTCAGCGTATATGGGTATAAAAAGGCACTGGAACAAGGGAGATGTTGTGGAAATCGAACTGCCTATGCATACCAGTTTGGAGCAATTGCCGAACCTGTCGGTTTATAGTGCAATCCTTCATGGACCGATATTGCTCGCCGCCAAAACCGGCAGTCAGGATTTAAAAGGGCTTTTAGCTGACCAAAGCCGCTGGGGACATATTGCCAGTGGCGAAAAACTGCCCGTTGATCAGGCACCTATATTAATCGCAGGCGGGGCCGATCAGATTACCTCCAGCGTAGTGCCCGAGAAAGAAAAGCCAATGCAATTCAGCTTTGCCAACCTCAAGATCATTAACCCTGCTCAACTTTCCCTTGAGCCTTTTTATAAAATCCATGATTCCAGGTATATGATGTATTGGATGACGCTGAATGAGGACCAGTACAAAAATTATTTAGATTCCCTGCAAAAGCTGGAAAGCGAAAAACTTTTACTTGAAAAAAGAACGGTGGATTTTGTGGCACCCGGCGAACAACAGCCTGAGGCGGATCACCAGCTCCTTCAAAACATTTCTCAAACCGGAACTTTCTCAGATCAGTTCTGGCGTTCGGCCAATAATGGTGGATATTTTAGCTATCTGTTGGACACAAGGGGAGAAACCAGGCTTAAAATTTCACTTAAGTACTGGGGCGCAGAGTGGGGAAAGAAGATTTTTGATATTTACATTGACGATAAAAAGCTACTGACTGTAGATAATTCGGAGCGGTGGAATAACTCCGGGTTCAAAACTGATGAATATCCAATACCTGAAGATATGCTTACCGGAAAGAAAAATGTAAGGCTTCGAATTCAGACTTCGCAAGGAAATACATCCAGTGCAATTTATTATATACGCTTGCTGAAGAATACGGATAAAAAATAA
- a CDS encoding glycoside hydrolase family 97 protein yields the protein MKILIGLISLVMCCKAGVAQTDRYKLFSPNKNLELVCSPKALRYHILYKGKMVLADSKLGLIREDEDFSKGLILTKVSKPTTVTHNYTMVNAKKSSIFYKAIETTFEFRTGKGSRMNLTFRIADDGLAFRYEFPEQNKSLKKIVRESTSFRFLTGTRAWLQPKADAQTGFEHTNPFYEAHYNMDIPVGTPSGSSNGWVYPALFKFDQVWMLLSEADLGRGYCGTSLAQNAVDNEYMINFPQPAEGIPGDALLPESTLPWKTPWRIMAIGDLKTISESTLGTDLAQPAKVMDKEFIQPGKSAWSWVLEKDAATIYSVQKRYVDYAAGMNWQYSLIDANWDKTIGYDSIAVLAKYAKEKRVGLLLWYNSAGNWNTVKFTPRDKLLTHQSRVQEFARLKEMGIKGIKVDFFAGDGQSMINYYQDILEDAASYQLLVNFHGATLPRGLQRTYPNLMTAEAVFGYEMISFDQNAANKAPSHAVMSAMVRNAFDPMDFTPMALYKIPGIKRATTPAFELATSVVFLSGIQHFAETPSGMSQVPESAKTFLKELPVSWDDTRFIDGYPGEFYIVARRSGKKWYVAGINGENKRKDLSLNLSFLANKKAKLIFSEGSAEVNLKSKEIKVSADGKLGLSLKGNDGFTLVFGD from the coding sequence ATGAAAATATTAATTGGTCTCATCAGCCTGGTTATGTGCTGTAAAGCAGGAGTAGCACAAACAGACCGCTATAAACTGTTTAGCCCTAACAAAAACCTGGAGCTGGTGTGTAGTCCGAAAGCATTACGCTACCATATTTTATATAAGGGCAAAATGGTGCTTGCCGATTCGAAACTTGGCCTTATCCGGGAGGACGAGGATTTCTCAAAAGGACTTATATTAACCAAAGTATCCAAACCCACTACGGTGACCCATAATTATACGATGGTAAATGCGAAAAAAAGTTCGATCTTCTATAAAGCCATCGAGACAACTTTCGAATTCCGAACTGGTAAAGGGAGCCGGATGAATCTTACTTTTAGAATAGCTGATGATGGGCTTGCCTTCAGATATGAATTTCCTGAACAAAATAAGTCTTTAAAAAAGATTGTCAGAGAGTCAACCAGTTTCCGGTTTTTAACCGGAACAAGGGCCTGGTTGCAACCTAAAGCCGATGCGCAGACAGGCTTTGAGCATACCAATCCCTTTTACGAGGCTCATTACAATATGGATATTCCGGTGGGAACCCCTTCTGGCAGTTCAAATGGTTGGGTATATCCAGCATTATTTAAATTTGATCAGGTTTGGATGCTTTTGAGTGAGGCCGATCTGGGGCGGGGCTACTGCGGAACATCTCTGGCTCAAAACGCTGTTGATAATGAGTATATGATCAATTTCCCTCAGCCAGCCGAAGGCATCCCAGGGGATGCTTTGCTGCCTGAATCGACTTTACCCTGGAAAACGCCCTGGAGAATCATGGCTATTGGCGACTTAAAGACGATTTCTGAATCTACCCTGGGAACTGATCTTGCCCAACCTGCAAAGGTAATGGATAAAGAATTTATTCAGCCTGGAAAGTCGGCATGGAGCTGGGTATTGGAAAAAGATGCAGCAACGATATATTCCGTGCAGAAAAGATATGTTGATTATGCCGCCGGGATGAATTGGCAGTATAGTTTAATTGATGCCAATTGGGATAAAACCATTGGTTATGACTCTATTGCTGTGCTGGCCAAATATGCAAAAGAGAAGCGAGTTGGCCTGCTCCTTTGGTACAATTCTGCCGGAAACTGGAATACGGTAAAATTTACGCCCAGAGATAAACTGTTGACTCATCAAAGCAGGGTTCAGGAATTTGCCCGTTTGAAAGAAATGGGTATAAAAGGCATAAAAGTAGATTTTTTTGCGGGTGACGGGCAGTCGATGATAAATTATTATCAGGATATTTTGGAAGACGCCGCCAGTTACCAGTTACTGGTCAATTTTCATGGTGCAACCCTGCCCAGGGGTTTGCAACGGACTTATCCAAATTTGATGACAGCTGAAGCGGTTTTCGGATATGAAATGATTTCTTTCGACCAGAATGCTGCAAATAAAGCCCCTTCACATGCGGTGATGAGCGCGATGGTGCGTAATGCATTTGACCCGATGGATTTTACGCCAATGGCATTGTATAAAATCCCAGGAATAAAACGGGCGACTACGCCGGCCTTTGAATTAGCCACATCTGTTGTTTTCCTTTCCGGCATACAGCACTTTGCAGAAACACCTTCGGGCATGTCTCAGGTTCCCGAATCTGCCAAAACTTTCCTGAAAGAGCTGCCGGTAAGCTGGGATGATACACGGTTTATTGATGGTTATCCGGGGGAATTTTATATCGTAGCCAGAAGAAGCGGGAAAAAATGGTACGTAGCAGGTATTAACGGTGAGAACAAGCGCAAAGATTTATCCCTTAATTTATCTTTCCTGGCTAATAAAAAAGCGAAGTTGATTTTTTCAGAAGGATCT